Part of the Candidatus Binatia bacterium genome is shown below.
TGATGATCGCGCGGGCTTTGACTTTGTCTCCCATCTCATCGATCACCTGGGGCGACGGGCCGATGAACGTGATCCCCGCGGCCTCGCAAGCGCGCGCGAAATCGCTGTTCTCGGCGAGGAAGCCGTAGCCCGGGTGGATCGCGTCGGCGCCGCTCTTCTTGGCGATGTCGAGAATCCGGTCGATGGCGAGATAGCTCTGGGTCGAAGGCGGCGGTCCGACGAGGTAGGCGTAATCGGCGTATTTGACATGGAGAGATTCGCGGTCGGCCTCGGAGTAGATTGCGACCGTCTCGATGTCGAGCTCGCGGCAGCAGCGGACGATGCGCACGGCGATCTCGCCGCGATTGGCGATGAGGATTTTCTTAAACATAACCGGCGCTAGGCGGTAGGCTGTAGGCGTTAGTAAAAAATGCTCTCATTGACTACCGCCTACGGCCTACAGCCTTTCTACAGCGGGATATTGCCATGCTTCTTCGGCGGGTTCTGGTCACGCTTGTTCTTCAGCATTTCGAGCGAGCGGATCAAAACGGGGCGCGTCTCCTCGGGATAGATCACCTGATCCACGTAGCCGAATTCGGCGATCTTGAACGGGTTGGCGAACATCTCGCGGTAATTCGCCGCGAGCTCTTCGCGCGCCTTTTCCGGATCGCCCGCTTTTTCCAACGCCTCGCGAAACACGATGTTGATCGCGCCTTCCGGTCCCATCACCGCAACTTCTCCCGTCGGGTAAACCAGATTGACGTCGCCTCTGAGGTGCTTGCTCGACATCACGATGTAGCCGCCGCCGTACGCCTTGCGCGTGATCACGGTGATCTTGGGAACCGTCGCCTCGGCGTAGGCGTAAAGGAGCTTGGCGCCGTGGCGGATGATGCCGTTGAATTCCTGCGTCGTGCCGGGCAAAAATCCGGGCACATCGACGAAGGTCACGATCGGAACGTTGAAGCAATCGCAAAACCGGATGAAGCGCGCCGCCTTGACCGAGGCGTCGATATCGAGGCAGCCGGCCAGGTGCGCCGGTTGATTGGCCACGACGCCGACCGATCTTCCGCCGAGGCGCGCAAAGCCGACGACGATGTTGGGGGCGAAATTCCGCTGCACCTCGTAAAAGTATCCCTCGTCCATCACCGCGCCAATCAGCTCTTTCATGTCATAGGGGCGGTTGGGGTTATCGGGAACCAGATCTCTCAGCTTTCTTTCTTGCCGCGAGGGATCGTCGTCGGTCGGATGGAACGGCGGCTCTTCCTGATTATTGCTGGGCAGGAATCCCATCAGCTCGCGAATCATCAGGAGACATTCCTTTTCGCCTTCGGCGGAAAAATGGGCCACTCCGCTCTTGGCGTTGTGCGTCTCGGCGCCGCCCAGCTCTTCCTTGGTGACCTCCTCGTGGGTCACGGCCTTGATGACGTCGGGGCCGGTGATGAACATGTAACTGTTGGTCTTCAGCATGAAGATGAAGTCGGTGATGGCGGGAGAATAAACCGCACCGCCGGCGCAGGGTCCCATGATCGCGGAGATTTGCGGCACTACGCCCGAGGCCAGCACGTTGCGCAGAAAAATCTCGCCGTAGCCCGCGAGACTCACGACCCCTTCCTGAATCCGCGCGCCGCCCGAGTCGTTGATGCCGATCACCGGCGCGCCGTTTTTCATCGCCAGGTCCATGACCTTGCAGATCTTCTCCGCCACGACGCCGCTCAAGCTGCCGCCGAAGACAGTGAAGTCCTGCGCGTAAACGTAAACCAGCCGGCCATCGATCATCCCATAGCCCGTCACGACCGCGTCGCCGGGGATTTTCTTGCCGGCCATGTCGAAGTCGGTGCAGTCGTGCGTGCGCAGCCGGTCCATCTCGACGAAGCTCCCGTGGTCGAGCAGGATATCGAGGCGCTCGCGCGCCAGAAGCTTCCCTTGCTCGTGCTGCCGGCGGATCTTGTCCTCGCCGCCGCCCGCGTCGGCTTTTCGGTTAAGCTCCGTGAACTTTTCGATATTCTGCTTCAACCCCATGAAGGGTTCTTTCTCCTGAGGAAGAGACATGGTGAAATCCGGCGCATAATAGCAAACGAGCCTTGCGTGTCAATACAAAAGACGCCATTGCCTTGATGTTCCATAGTGAAATTGATAACTTACCTTTCTTCATATGCGAAAGAACGACGAAACTTTGCTGCTCGTTGCCGCCAGCGAAGGCGACGCCAATATGCTCTACGCGACGGCGTTCTTCGCCCCCGACCCATTCATTTTTTTCTCGCACAAGGGAAGAAAAAACATGGTGATGAGCGATCTCGAGATCGACCGCGCCAAACAACAGGCGGACGTGGACCATGTCCTGTCGCTTTCTCATTGTCAGTCGGAGCTTAGAAAGAAAGGCGCCCAGGCACCGACCACGGCAGATGTCCTGGAACTCATCTTTCACGAAAAAGGCATCCGCAACATCGTCGTTCCCGCTAACTTCCCGACCCTGCTCGCCGACGAACTAAGGGCGCGAAAATTCGTCCTTACCGTGAGAAAAGATCAGTTCTTTCCGGAGCGCGAGAAAAAAAGGTGCGACGAGGTGAGAAAAATTCGCGCCTCGCTGCGCGCCGCCGAGATCGGTCTGGAGGCCGGCATCCATACATTGAAGAAGGCCAAGATCGGCCGCGACCGCTACCTATATATAGGAGGCGCGCGGCTGACCTCGGAACGGCTCAAGACCGCGGTCAACACCGCCATCATGGCCGAGGGGTGGGTGCCGAGCCACACGATCGTTTCCTCGGGCGACCAGTGCTGCGACCCGCATCATGAGGGCAGCGGCCCGATCAAGGCACATACCTCGATCATCTTCGACATCTTTCCCCGCTCGCAAAAGACCGGCTACTTCGGCGATTTGAGCCGCACCGTCGTGCGCGGGCGCGCCTCCGAGCGCCTGAAGGAAGCCTACGTTACGGTCCAGGCCGGACAGGAAGTCGCGTATCGCGCGATCCGCCACGGCGCGGACGGCAAAGAAATTCACCAAAAGATTCTGGCGTTGTTCGAGCAGAGGGGGTTTCCGACCGGAAAGATCGACGGAAGGATGCAAGGTTTCTTCCATGGCACCGGCCACGGACTCGGCCTCGACATTCACGAGCCGCCGCGCATCTCTCCCGGCGCGGCCACGCTCCGCGCCGGCCACGTCGTCACCGTCGAGCCCGGACTCTATTATATAGGCATGGGCGGCGTGCGCCTCGAAGATGTCGTTCTCGTCACCAAGACCGGCAACCGAAATCTGACGCGCGAGATTCCTCAGTTTTTGGAGATCTAACCCTCACCCCTTCCCTCTCCCTCTGGGAGAGGGCGAGGGTGAGGTCTCAGCGACAAGGCAAAATGATTCATGGTCATTTCCGCAAAAGCATAAGGTGTTCTCGGATCTTTGGAGGGAGGCGAAGATGTCGCGCGCCGTGTTCGTTGTTATTTCTCTATTGACAACGCTGGCCGACGCCCACGGCCAATCCGACGGCTGGAAAAAAGAGTGGGAAAAAACCGTCGCAGCCGCTAAGAAAGAAGGCCAGGTGAGCGTCTACATCGGCGGCTGGGAAGCCGTGATCGAATCCGGCGCCTTTCAGAAGGCCTATCCTGAAATCAAGGTGACCTGGGTCGGCGGGCGCGGCGGCGAGACGGCCAAGCGCATCCTGGCAGAGCGCCGCGCCGGAAAATATCTAGCCGACGTGAGCAGCGAAGGCATCGGGTCGAATTACCGGACGCTGCACGCCGCCAACAGCTTCGATCCCCTCAAGCCCGCGCTTCTACTTCCCGAGGTGACGAACGAATCTCTCTGGTGGCAGGGCAAGCACCGCTACGCCGATCCGGAGGCGCAGTTTGTTTTCCGCTACGTCGGCCTCCCCCAGCGAGGGAACATCTCCTACAACACGAAGCTCGCAAGTTCCAAGGATATTCATTCCGTCTGGGACCTCGTCGATCCGAAATGGAAAGGCAAGATTGTCGCGCGGGACGTGAGGAGCCCCGGCCCCGGCAACGCGCCGATGCGCTTTTTCTACCATCATGCGGCGATCGGCCCCGATTTTATCAAGCGCCTCTTCGGCGAGATGGACGTGACGCTCTTCCGCGACTTCCGCCAGGGCGTGGACTGGCTCGCGAGCGGCAAAGCGATCCTCTGCCTTTTCTGCTCGGACATCGACCAGGCGAAGCAGCAGGGGCTGCCGGTGGATGAGTTCGCGAGCTTCAAAGAAGGCGCGGCGCTGCACACGCAGTACGGCACCCTCGCCTTCGTGAACCGCGCGCCGAATCCGAACGCGGCCAAAGTATTCATCAACTGGTTCCTTTCGCGCGAGGGACAGATCGCGCTGCAAAAATCCCTCAAGAGCGCGGATGAGGCGCCGGACTCCCTTAGGATCGATATCCCGAAGGACGACGTCAAGCCCGAGAACCGGCGCTTGGCGGGGGTCAATTATCTCGATCTGGACAGCAAACCCGAATGGACGGACATGAAGCCGATTCTCGCCGTCTTCGAAGAAGCGCTGGCGAAGAAAAAATGACCGAGCAGGGGCGGGTTTTAAACCCGCCCCTACAAATTACATGGCAACTATAAAACTAGGCATTGCCGGCCTCGGCAACGCCGGCCACGCGGTCATGCGCGATCTCGGCGCGATCTCCGGCGTCGCCCTCGCCGCCGTCGCCGACGTGAGGAAAGAGGCACTGGATTCTTTTCGCGCCAAAAATCCCGCAGTAAAATTCTTCGACTCCGTCGCGGCGATGTGCCAGAGCGGCGGCATCGACGCGGTTTGGATCGCGACGCCGAACGAGTTTCATGCCGAGCACGCCGTCGCGGCGGCGAGCGCCGGCAAGCACGTCGTCTGCGAAAAACCGATGGCGGTCACACTGGAAGAGTGCGACCGGATGATCGCGGCCGCCGCCGGCAACAAAGTAAAATTGCTGATGCACTCGAAGGCGGGCGACCCGCCCATCGAGAGGATGAGAGAGGTCGTCGCGAGCGGACGGTTGGGGCGGACGATTCAGATCAATTCGTGGAATTATAAAGGCTGGCTCAGGAGCGCGCGCCTGCCGGAGGAACTGGACACGGCCAAAGGCGGCGGCGTCGTTTACCGCCAGGGCGCGCACCAGGCGGACATCGTGCGCGCGGTCGGCGGCGGCATGGTGAAGAGCGTGCGCGCCGTCGCCGGCAAATGGCGCCCGCGCTTCGACACGGAGGGAAACTACACGGCGTTTCTGGAGTTCGAAGACGGCACGCCGGCGACGCTCGTGTTCAACGGCTACGGCGGCTTCGATATCACGGAGCTGACCTGGGGCATCGGCGAAGGCGGCTACGCGGCGTCGGATGATTCAGCTCGAGAGCCGGCGGCTCAAGGACCGATAAGCGCCGCGGCAAAATATTCCGCGCCGACAAGAGCGGAGCAGCGCCGGCGCGAAGGCGCGCGTAAGCAGCCGTTTTTCGGTTTGACTTTGGTGAGCTGCGAGAGGGGCGATATCCGCCAGTCGCCGGACGGACTCTATCTATACACGGACAACGGCCGGGAGGAGATTTCTTGCCCGCCGTTCCTGGACCGCGCCGGAGATCTATTAAAAATGTACGAGGCCGTGACGCAGAACCGGCCCGTATTTGCCGACGGAAATTGGGGCAAGGCGACGCTGGAGGTCGTCCTCGCCATCCTTCAGTCATCCAAGGAGCGCCGCGAGATCGCGCTCTCGCACCAGGTCCCCTCTTTTTAGTTGCCGATCTTCTCCATCAGATTGACGAGATCGTCGGCGTGCTCTTCCTCCACCGCTAGAATGTTCTCCATCAGCCGCCGCGTCGTGGGATCGTCGTTGCCGAGATAGCGGACGATCTCCCGATAGCTGTCGATGGCGATTCTTTCGGCCACCAGGTCTTCCTGGATCATTTCCGCGAGCGAGTTTCCCTCGACGTACTCCGCATGGCTCCGGGTCAGCAGCCCGGCGGGCGAGAAGTTGGGCTCGCCGCCGAGCTGAACGATCCGCTCCGCCACCTGATCGGCGTGGCCTTGCTCTTCGTTTGCGTGCTGCAAAAATTCGTCCGCCGCGACCTGAGCGTGAATCCCCGTGGCCATGAAGTAGTGGCGCCGGTAGCGGAGATTGCAGACGATTTCCGTCGCCAGCACGTCGTTTAAAATTTTCACGACGTTTTGCCGGTCGGCGCTGTATCCCGGCGTGACCGCGCCCTCCTCCATGTGCTGCCGCGCGCGCTCGCGCAATGTTTTGACGTCGGTTAAAAACGGTTGCGTGGTTGCCATGTTTCGCCTCCTTTTCCCTTCTAATTTCCTAGCGCGTTTTAGGAGAACGTCAACGGGGTGAAACCATGCCGTCACCGCCGGCTTAATGCGGAGGAACAGGGTGGGGGAGCTTTGGTTAGGAAATTGTGCTTGACGGCTCGTGAGCGTTTGGAGTAAGGATGGCGAAAAGTTTCCAATTCCGGCATTAGGAACGGGGCTATGGGGCCTTCGAATGCAAAAGGGCTGCTCTCTTCCATTAACCAAGGGATCACCGCGCCCAACGTTCCGGTCAACACTCTATCGGCGACGCAGAAGCCCAAGCTGCTCGATCAAGTCCGCCACGCGATCCGCATCCGGCACTACAGCCCGAGAACCGAGGAAACCTACGTACACTGGATCAAACGGTTTATCTTTTTCCATAACAAACGCCATCCGGTGGAGATGGGTGAAAAAGAAATCGCCCGGTTCCTCTCCAGTCTCGCAACCGACTCCCACGTAAGCGCCTCTACACAAAACCAAGCCTTAAACGCTGTCTTGTTTCTTTACCGCGAGGTTTTGCGTAAAGAGATCGGTTATGTGGAGGGAGTAGTGCGGGCAAAGCGGCCGCACAGGCTCCCGGTTGTCTTGACACGACAGGAGGTCAAATCAATCCTCGGCGTCCTCGGTCATTCCGATTGGCTCATGGTGATGCTCCTCTACGGCGCGGGCCTGAGGCTGCTGGAGTGTTTGCAGCTAAGGGTCAAAGACATAGATTTTGCCGGCAACCAAATTCTCGTGCGAGCCGGCAAGGGTGATAAAGACCGGCACACGATGCTTCCTGCAGCCGTGAAAGAGCCGCTCACCAAGCACCTTGACTTGATAAGACGACAGCACCAGCGCGACCTTGAGCACGGCACGGGGCGAGTTTCTCTCCCCAACGCCCTTGAACGCAAGTACCCAAACGCAGCCAAAGAATGGGTGTGGCAGTGGGTATTTCCCGCAACCAGTCACTACGCTGATCCAGCGACCGGAGAGAAACGCAGGCATCATCTGCACGAATCGGTCTTGCAAAAAGCGGTGAAACAAGCCGTGAAGAAAGCCGGAATATCAAAGCCAGCAACGCCGCATACCTTCCGACATTCATTTGCCACCCATTTACTTGAAGACGGGTACGATATTCGGACGGTCCAAGAGTTATTGGGTCACAAGGATGTCAGCACCACGATGATTTACACTCACGTGCTGAACCGAGGCGGACGGGGAGTCAATAGCCCAGCCGACCGGTTATGGTAGGTGGTAAGTCTAAACAAGCGGCCAGCCGAGATAGGCCGCCGATCGTTAGCGAGATAGGCCGCCGGCCGCGACGGCCTATCTCGCCTAGCGGAATATTGACAACTCGGCGTAGCCGGCGGATATT
Proteins encoded:
- a CDS encoding Gfo/Idh/MocA family oxidoreductase is translated as MATIKLGIAGLGNAGHAVMRDLGAISGVALAAVADVRKEALDSFRAKNPAVKFFDSVAAMCQSGGIDAVWIATPNEFHAEHAVAAASAGKHVVCEKPMAVTLEECDRMIAAAAGNKVKLLMHSKAGDPPIERMREVVASGRLGRTIQINSWNYKGWLRSARLPEELDTAKGGGVVYRQGAHQADIVRAVGGGMVKSVRAVAGKWRPRFDTEGNYTAFLEFEDGTPATLVFNGYGGFDITELTWGIGEGGYAASDDSAREPAAQGPISAAAKYSAPTRAEQRRREGARKQPFFGLTLVSCERGDIRQSPDGLYLYTDNGREEISCPPFLDRAGDLLKMYEAVTQNRPVFADGNWGKATLEVVLAILQSSKERREIALSHQVPSF
- a CDS encoding Xaa-Pro peptidase family protein, which produces MRKNDETLLLVAASEGDANMLYATAFFAPDPFIFFSHKGRKNMVMSDLEIDRAKQQADVDHVLSLSHCQSELRKKGAQAPTTADVLELIFHEKGIRNIVVPANFPTLLADELRARKFVLTVRKDQFFPEREKKRCDEVRKIRASLRAAEIGLEAGIHTLKKAKIGRDRYLYIGGARLTSERLKTAVNTAIMAEGWVPSHTIVSSGDQCCDPHHEGSGPIKAHTSIIFDIFPRSQKTGYFGDLSRTVVRGRASERLKEAYVTVQAGQEVAYRAIRHGADGKEIHQKILALFEQRGFPTGKIDGRMQGFFHGTGHGLGLDIHEPPRISPGAATLRAGHVVTVEPGLYYIGMGGVRLEDVVLVTKTGNRNLTREIPQFLEI
- a CDS encoding extracellular solute-binding protein, which codes for MSRAVFVVISLLTTLADAHGQSDGWKKEWEKTVAAAKKEGQVSVYIGGWEAVIESGAFQKAYPEIKVTWVGGRGGETAKRILAERRAGKYLADVSSEGIGSNYRTLHAANSFDPLKPALLLPEVTNESLWWQGKHRYADPEAQFVFRYVGLPQRGNISYNTKLASSKDIHSVWDLVDPKWKGKIVARDVRSPGPGNAPMRFFYHHAAIGPDFIKRLFGEMDVTLFRDFRQGVDWLASGKAILCLFCSDIDQAKQQGLPVDEFASFKEGAALHTQYGTLAFVNRAPNPNAAKVFINWFLSREGQIALQKSLKSADEAPDSLRIDIPKDDVKPENRRLAGVNYLDLDSKPEWTDMKPILAVFEEALAKKK
- a CDS encoding ferritin-like domain-containing protein — protein: MATTQPFLTDVKTLRERARQHMEEGAVTPGYSADRQNVVKILNDVLATEIVCNLRYRRHYFMATGIHAQVAADEFLQHANEEQGHADQVAERIVQLGGEPNFSPAGLLTRSHAEYVEGNSLAEMIQEDLVAERIAIDSYREIVRYLGNDDPTTRRLMENILAVEEEHADDLVNLMEKIGN
- a CDS encoding acyl-CoA carboxylase subunit beta, which encodes MGLKQNIEKFTELNRKADAGGGEDKIRRQHEQGKLLARERLDILLDHGSFVEMDRLRTHDCTDFDMAGKKIPGDAVVTGYGMIDGRLVYVYAQDFTVFGGSLSGVVAEKICKVMDLAMKNGAPVIGINDSGGARIQEGVVSLAGYGEIFLRNVLASGVVPQISAIMGPCAGGAVYSPAITDFIFMLKTNSYMFITGPDVIKAVTHEEVTKEELGGAETHNAKSGVAHFSAEGEKECLLMIRELMGFLPSNNQEEPPFHPTDDDPSRQERKLRDLVPDNPNRPYDMKELIGAVMDEGYFYEVQRNFAPNIVVGFARLGGRSVGVVANQPAHLAGCLDIDASVKAARFIRFCDCFNVPIVTFVDVPGFLPGTTQEFNGIIRHGAKLLYAYAEATVPKITVITRKAYGGGYIVMSSKHLRGDVNLVYPTGEVAVMGPEGAINIVFREALEKAGDPEKAREELAANYREMFANPFKIAEFGYVDQVIYPEETRPVLIRSLEMLKNKRDQNPPKKHGNIPL
- a CDS encoding integron integrase, with the translated sequence MGPSNAKGLLSSINQGITAPNVPVNTLSATQKPKLLDQVRHAIRIRHYSPRTEETYVHWIKRFIFFHNKRHPVEMGEKEIARFLSSLATDSHVSASTQNQALNAVLFLYREVLRKEIGYVEGVVRAKRPHRLPVVLTRQEVKSILGVLGHSDWLMVMLLYGAGLRLLECLQLRVKDIDFAGNQILVRAGKGDKDRHTMLPAAVKEPLTKHLDLIRRQHQRDLEHGTGRVSLPNALERKYPNAAKEWVWQWVFPATSHYADPATGEKRRHHLHESVLQKAVKQAVKKAGISKPATPHTFRHSFATHLLEDGYDIRTVQELLGHKDVSTTMIYTHVLNRGGRGVNSPADRLW